In Caulobacter segnis ATCC 21756, the sequence CTCGACACGGTCTTCCCCGAGGGCACGGACGTGAAGGTGCGTCGCGAGGGCGCCAAGCTGATGGCGCCGGGGATCGGCGACGACACGCGCGCCCTGGCGACCCTGCTGGCCTATGTACGGGCCATGGACGCGGCCGGGATCAAGACCAAGAAGGACATCTTGTTCGTCGGCAATGTCGGCGAGGAAGGCCCGGGCGATCTGCGCGGCGTCCGCCACCTGTTCAACAAGGGCCCGTACAAGGGCCGGATCAGCGCCTTCTTCTCGATGGACGGCGCCAATCCGGAGCACATCGTCGACCAGGGGACGGGCTCGAAGCGTTATCGCGTGACCTTCTCCGGCCCGGGCGGCCACAGCTATGGCGCGTTCGGCATCGTCAACCCGATGGCCGCGATGGCCAAGGCGGTGACCGACCTCTACGCGGTCGAGCCGCCGAAAAAGCCCAAGACCACCTATTCGGCCAGCGTCACCGGCGGCGGCACCTCGGTGAACTCGATCCCGCACGACGTCTTCATGGAGTTCGACATGCGCTCGGAGAGCGCGGCCGAGCTCGCCAAGCTGGATCAGACCCTGATCGGTATTCTCGATAAGGCGGTGGCCAGCGAAAACGCCGCCCGATCGACGCGCGCCGGCGTCGTGACCTACCAGGCCAAGGTGATCGGCGAGCGTCCGGCGGGCGCCACGCCCGAGACGGCCGAGATCTCGGTGCTGACCCAGGCGGCGGTCACAGCCCTCGGCTACAAGCCTTCGCGCGAGGCCAGCTCCACCGACGCCAATATCCCGATGAGCCTGGGGATCCCGGCGCTGACCATCGGGGCGGGCTTCCTCGGCGGCCGCGCCCACGCCCTCGACGAGTGGATCGACATCGAGAAGGCGCCGACGGTGAAGGGCATGAGCGTGGGCCTGGCGGCCCTGCTGGCGGTCGCGGGCGCCGACTGAGCTCGAGCCGCCGCGCCCCTCGATGGCCGCGCGCCATAGCCTCGCAATCTCCGGAGCCGGTCGAGGCTAAGAGCGCGAGCGCTCTGTGGCGGCTCACGATGTTGGTCGGCGTCGACTTCAGCGTTGGAACATCATCACGCCGAGACGCCACATGCGCAGGAAATGCCCGCGGAAGAACGCCAACCGGGCCTCGCGATCAAACGCCGCGAAAAGCGGGTCGGCCTCCATGGAGGCGATCGTTCGTGCGCCGTCACACCACTCGAACGTGGCCGCTTCCGCGGGGCTGACCGGAAAGCGGCCGGGGCCGCTGATCACGTGCATGGCTCCCTCCTGAACCTCAAGCCGAGCGTTTGGGAAGCGACATGGCCTGTAGGTGAGGAAATCATCGCTTTCTAGGTCCAAGCGATGGACCTGGTCTGCGTGGCGTAGAATGAACGAGTGGCGGAGAAGAGATCCTTGCAGAGCCTCAACCGACGCCCAGCGATCACGATCCGATAGGGGCGCCAATCTTTCAGCGACCTCGGGCGGCAAAAAAGCCTGTGGCTCATAGCGCGCGTTCTGCATCCAGGACTGGAAGCCCAGACCGACGCCCTCAACCCAGTCCAACAGCTGCGGCACGGTGTAGGCCCGATCCTGTGGATGAAGAAAGCTGTCCACGAAGCCGGCGTCGTAGCTAAGGTCCTGCACGGTATGGCGGTAGCGTTGCACCGGATGGTCTATCGGCAGGAGGTCCAGCACGCGACGGGCGAAGGCCACATCCTCCGGCGTGTGCGACAAGCCCATGCGCCGAAAGGCGTCTTGCAACAGATAGACGCCTGCGCGCCCGACCGCCGCATAGACCATGATGTACATGGCCCCATCCGGGGCCAGCACCGACTTGAGGGCCGCTAACCCCTCAGCCGGATCCGCCATATGGTGAAGCACGCCGGTCGAGACGATCAGATCGAACTTTTCGCCGATCTCGCCCACTTCGCGGAGATCGCCCTGGTAGAGCTCCAGGTTGGTCAGTTCGAACTTCTCGCGCAGGAAACGTTCGTGCCCCAAGCTGGCGTCCGAAAGATCTATGCCGACCACACGAGACGCCGGATTATTGTAAGCGATAACGGCCGCCTGCACGGTCCCGCAGCCGGCGATCAGGATGCGGGGCGGCGCCTTGCGCGCTCCCTCCGGCCAGAACATCCGCTCGAACAGAGATGGATCGCCATACTCAGCGTGGCCCGACCGCACGCGGACGTCGAGATCGACGAAAGCTTCGGGATAGCTGTAGGCCGAGTACTGGGCGGCGACTCGCGTCGTGACGTTGTCCATTCCGCCGTACTAACCGAAAGATATACTTAGCGCAGCTTGGGCTCTCGCAAATCCGTCATCGCCAGCTTCGGTGTGTCCATGACCGCTCCACCATCCGCCAGCATGCGGTCGATGTGGGCCTTCTGCGACCGGAAGGCGGCCAGCTCCGAGCCGGCCAGCACCGTGCCTTGGGGGACCTTTGCGCCGATCGGATTGACCCGCTGGCCGCGCTGCCAGATTTCGTAGTGGAGGTGCGGGCCCGACGCCAGGCCGGTCGAACCGACATAGGCCACCACCTGGCCCTGGCGGACCTTCACGCCCGGACGGATGCCGGGGGCGTAGCGCGAGACGTGGCCGTAGCCGGTGTCCCAATTGCCCGAGTGGCGGATGCGCAACCAGTTGCCGTAGCCGCCCCAGCGGCGGGCCTCCAGCACCACGCCGTCGCCGGCGGCCAGGATCGGCGTGCCCGTCCCCGCCCCGAAGTCGACGCCCTGGTGGGCGCGGGTGTAGCCCAGCACCGGGTGGCGACGCATGCCGAACACCGAGGTGATCCGCGCGCCGTCGACGGGCGTGCGCAGCAGGAAACCTTTGATGTTCTTGCCCATCTCGTCGAAGAACTGGGTCTTGCCGTCCCCCCCACCGCTATTTGGGTCTCGACGATCGAAAGCGTAGAACTTCTGACCCTTGACCTCGGCGTATTCCAGGTCGCCGGCCTCGATGGTGCGGCCGCTCTCGGTGACCTTGCGCTCGAACACCAGGCAGAAGCGATCGCCTTCCTGGATGTCGCGCGAGAAGTCGATCTTGTGCGAGAACAACTTGGCCGCCTGGCTGATCACCTGCGGGGTGCCGCCGACGCTGGCCACGCTCTCATAGAACGAGCCGTTCATCTCGCCGCACGCGACCTTCTTCTCGTCGCGGACCTTCTCCTCCAGCTCGCGCAGGCGCAGGGCGCCGTCGAAGGTGCGCGAGACGGTCAGGGTCGAGGACGGGCTGGCGCGCATCGACAGGCCGATCAGCCGCGCCGGACCGCGCTGGTCCCGACGCTGGGCGATGGCGGTCTCGAAGGCCATGCCGGCCTTGATGTTGACGGTGTCGATCGCGCCTTGCAGCACCGAGACGACCTGGCGGGCCTCTTCCGGCGTCACGCCCGCGCGCTGGACGGCGCCGAGCAGGGTCTCACCGGGCCGCACCTTGACCTCGACGTTCTCGGGACGCTCGAAGCCGGGCTGGGCCTCTGCGCCGGCGAAGGCGACATGCTGCAGGGCGGCCAGGGCGGCGGGATCCAGCGGCGCCTTGTCGGCGGGCGACTTCACGTCGTCGGCGGTCAGTTTCAGGCCCAGGCCCAACGCGGCCAGGCCGGCGACAGCGGTAAAGAGCCTCGGCGCCCAGCGCGTGGCGCTGCGTCGCGGATCGAATTCCTGCATCGTGCCCCCGTCGATGTCGACGCCGCGCAAATCGTAGTCACACGGCTGGGAAGCCCCCCAGTCGTTGTTTTCGCGCCGGACCATGGTCGCCCCCGCAGCCAGCGGCAACGACTATTCGGCGCTTCGGTCGATTTGTCACGGGGTGGATCGCCACGCAAGCTAAGCCATTGACCCAAAAAGAAAACGCCCGCCGTTTCCGGCGGGCGTCTTGGGTACGCTTACTGTTACGCTACTAAAGAGTTTCGCCTTAGGCGGCGTTGACCTGCTCGTTCGGGTCGCGCAGGACGTAGCCGCGGCCCCAGACGGTTTCGATGTGGTGCTTGCCGTGCGCCGAAGCGGCCAGCTTCTTGCGCAGCTTGCAGATGAAGACGTCGATGATCTTCAGCTCGGGCTCGTCCATGCCGCCGTACAGGTGGTTCAGGAACATTTCCTTGGTCAGGGTCGTGCCCTTACGCAGGGAGAGCAGCTCGAGCATCTGATATTCCTTGCCGGTCAGATGCACGCGGTTGCCGTTCACTTCGACGGTCTTGGCGTCGAGGTTGACGACGATGTCGCCAGTCTTGATGACCGACTGGGCGTGACCCTTCGAACGACGGACCACCGCGTGGATGCGGGCGATCATCTCGTCCTTGTGGAAGGGCTTGGTCATGTAGTCGTCGGCGCCGCCGGCGAACGTCTTGACCTTGGTGTCGATCTCGGACGAACCCGACAGGATCATGATCGGGGTATTGATCTTCGCGACCCGCAGGGTGCGCAGAACATCGATGCCGCTCATGTCGGGAAGGTTCAGATCCAGCAGGATCAGGTCGTAGTCGTAGATCTTGCCCAGATCCACGCCTTCCTCGCCCAGATCGGTCGTGTAGACGTTGAAGCCCTCGGACTTCAGCATCAGCTCGATCGTCTGCGCGGTCGCGCTGTCATCCTCGATCAACAGTACGCGCATGAGCCCCTCCACGCCATTCAGGCGTAATTCGACGTCTTGGCGGAATACCGCCGGTTAAACTCTTCGACCATCCTGCCGGAGAGTTAATTTAAGACTGGTTAATGGTGAATGTTCGTGTTGGTCGAATGGTTAATCTGATTTGCGAATCGGGTGCAAGCCGTCCGCTGACGCTTTGGCACATTGGTCGCAGGCGTCGCACCCAGCGTTTCCGGGCCTTCCAAAACACGCTCGCCCAGACCGAAACCCGATAGCCGACAAGCCTCATCGAGCGCCCGCAACTGTTAATCCAGGGTCGTATCACAGGGCGGTTCCGGTGCTATTGCGGCGTTCTGTCGCGAGATTTCCGGCCGTTGCTTGGCGGTCGGCGGCGCTCTTCTCATCGTCGCCGCTTCAAAGCCTGCGACGCCGGGACGCGGCGCTTCAGATCAAGTTTTCGTCGGCCAGCCAACCGGCGGCGCGAAGCTTGGCCACCGAGGCGCGACTGACCGGCGCGGTCTGGCCGTCGACAAGACGCAGACGCAGGTTTCGGCCGTCGCGCTCGACCCCCGCGATGGCCCGCCGCGCCACCCACCACGACCGGTGGGTCTGCAACCCCTCGACGCCGGAAAGCCCGGCGGTGACCCGCGCCAGCGGCCCCATTTCGAGTCTGGAGCCGTGCTCGCTCCGCACCCGGACATAGTGGTCCTCCATCCTCAGATAGAGGACAGCGCCCGGATCGACGGTGAAGGCGGGCGCCGTCACCGGAACCAGCGCCTCGCGCGCGCGGGCGCGGACGAGCGGGCGGATGCGGATGAAGTAGTAGGCCAGGACGATCGGCGTCGTGATCGCCACGCATTGGCCGTACCACGCCAGCGGCGTGACCAGCCTGCCGATCTCCGGCCATAGGGCCACCGCGACGAGGCGCAGCGGCGCGCCTTGCAGCAGGGCGCCGATCAGCACGACGGGCGGCAACACCGCCCAGAGCGGCCAGCCCCGTCGCCAAGCCAGGGCCAGACCCAACCGCGCCAGGCCGCTGATCACCGCCATGCCGGTGACGACGCTGCCGACCCAGTAGGCGATCCGCACCGGAACCCCGCCGTTGAAGAAGCTGCCGAAAGGCCCCATCAGCCCCAGCAGCACGCCGATCCCCACGGCGACGGCCAGGTCGACCGCCCATTCGCGAGCGGTCCCCATCAGCGGCGCTGTCGAGCGGTGGGCGGTCATGTCCTTCGTATAGGACCAGGCCCGGCGGAGTCGCCAGCCCATGACCGCTCGCCCGCTCGCGAACCCGTTCGCCCATTCGCGCAGAACCCCTGGCGAGACACCCGCTCCGCCGGCGAAAGCGGCGACATCGTCATTCTCGAAGGTTCCCCCATGTCCCTCCGCGCCCTCCTCGCCGCCGCCCTGCTGGCCGCGACCGCCACCCCCGCCCTGGCCGCCAACGCCGGCTTCATGGTGCTGCAACAGCCGCGCCCCGACGCGCCGCCGGTCGAGGTCGGGGTCTGGTATCCCACCGACGCCGCGCCCTCGCCGATGAAGCTGGGCCTCAACGCCCAGACCGTGGCGGCCGGCGCGCCGATCCTTGGCGAGCGCCTGCCGCTGATCGTCATGTCGCACGGCAACGGCGGCGCTTTCAGCGGCCACGCCGACACGGCCCAGGCCCTGGCGGAGGCCGGCTTCGTGGTCGCAGCCCTGACCCATCCCGGCGACAACTACCGCGACCAGAGCCGCGCCACCGCCATGACCGACCGACCGGCCGCTTTGTCGGCCCTGATCGGCTGGATGCTGGACAGCTCACCCCTGAAGGCGAAGATCGACCCCGATCGCGTCGGCGCCTTCGGTTTCTCGTCCGGCGGCTTCACGGTGCTGGCGGCGGCGGGCGGAGAGCCGGACCTGTCGCGGATGGTCGGCCACTGCCTGAAGTCTCCCAGCAACTTCGACTGCAAGCTGACCGCCAGCCGCCCGGCGCCGGCCAGCGCCTTGACCGCCCGCTGGGTTCACGACCCGCGCATCAAGGCCGTGGTCGCCGCCGCCCCGGCCCTGGGCTTCACTTTCCGCAAGGACGGCCTGAAGGGGATCACCGCGCCCGTGCAGCTGTGGAAGGCCGCCGACGACGAGATCCTGCCCGGCGACGACTACGCCGAGGCCGTGCACCGGAACCTCAAACGTCCACACGATTATCGCGTGGTCGCCCATGCGGGGCACTTCGACTTTCTGGCGCCCTGCGCCGCCACGCCGCCGGCCGACCTGGCCTATTTGTGCGCCAGCGCGCCCGGCTTCGACCGCCAGGCTTTCCACCGCGACTTCAACGCCGCCGTGGCGCGCTTCTTCATCGACCAATTGGTCGCACCCAAAGACGTCGCACCCCGACGCTGATTTCACACCTGGTTAACCACGTTGCCCGACTGTGGCGACACGGAGGCAACGGTCAAGTTCGGCGCCGCCGTGGGGTTTTCGGGGTCCAGCTTGCGCAGTCTCATCGCCGCCGTCGAACGTCTCGACCCGCTGACCGTCTATGGTCGCGTGGCCGCCGTGAACGGCCTGCTGATCGAGGCGCGTGGCGGCCTGACCCGCCTGGCGGTCGGCGCCCGGGTCGAGATCGAGCGTCTGGGCCAGACCGCCCTGCCCGCCGAGGTGGTCGGCTTCCGCGAGACCCGCGCCCTGCTGATGCCCTTCGGCCCCGTCGAGGGCGTCGCGCCCGGCGCGGAGATCCGCATCGTCCCCGAAGGCGCCGTGGTCCGCCCGACCAAGGCGTGGCTGGGCCGGATCATCAACGCCTTCGGCGAGCCGATCGACGGCCTGGGTCCGCTGCCGCAGGGCGAGGTTCCCTATCCGCTGAAGACCGCCCCGCCGCCGGCCCACGCCCGCGGCCGGGTGGGCGAGCGCCTGGATCTGGGCGTGCGCTCGATGAACGTCTTCACCACCACATGCCGGGGCCAGCGCCTGGGCATTTTCGCCGGCTCGGGCGTCGGCAAGTCGGTGCTGCTGTCGATGCTGGCGAAAGAAGCCACCTGCGACGCCGTCGTCGTCGGCCTGATCGGCGAGCGGGGCCGCGAGGTCCGCGAGTTCGTCGAGGAGACCCTGGGCGAGGAAGGCCTGCGCCGCGCCGTCGTCGTGGTCGCCACCTCGGACGAGCCGGCCCTGACCCGCCGCCAGGCCGCCTACATGACCCTGGCGATCAGCGAATACATGCGCGACCAGGACCAGGAAGTCCTGTGCCTGATGGACTCGGTCACCCGCTTCGCCATGGCCCAGCGCGAGATCGGCCTGGCCGCCGGCGAGCCGCCGACCACCAAGGGCTACACGCCCACCGTCTTCACGGAGCTGCCCAAGCTGCTGGAGCGCGCCGGCCCGGGGCCCATCCGCGCCGACGGCACCACCGCCGCGCCGATCACGGCGCTCTTCACCGTGCTGGTGGACGGCGATGACCACAACGAGCCGATCGCCGACGCCACGCGCGGTATCCTGGACGGCCACATCGTCATGGAGCGCGCCATCGCCGAGCGCGGCCGCTTCCCGGCCATCAACGTGCTGAAGTCGATCAGCCGGACCATGCCAGGCTGCCAGCTCCCGCACGAGCGCGACATCGTCAAGGGCGCGCGCCAGGTGATGGCCGCCTATTCGAACATGGAAGAGCTGATCCGCATCGGCGCCTATCGCGCCGGGGCCGACCCGGTGGTCGACCGCGCGATCCGCCTGAACCCCGCCATCGAGGCTTTCCTTAGCCAGGATAAGGAAGAGGCAACCAGTCTCGACGACTCTTTCGGCTTGCTGGGCCAGATCCTGCAGAGTGAGTACTGATGACCAAGTGGGCCGCCTCGCTGATCCGCATCTCGACCCACGAAGTCGAGACCCTGCAGAAACGCCTCGCCGAGATCGTCGAGCGCCGCACGGCGGCCGAGATGCGCGTGGCCATGCTGGACGCCGAGGCCGAGGCCGAGGCCAAGCGCGCCGAGGGCGACGCCTCGGCCGGCTGGTACATGATCGGCTACCGGGAAGGCCATAAGCGCCGTCGCGCGGAAATGCTGCTCGAGATCGACCTGCACCTGGAAGAAGAAGCCGGAGCCCGCGACGCCCTCTCCGAGGCCTTCGAGAACCTCAAGAAGTACGAGCACGTCGCCGAACAGGCCAAGGTTCTGGCCGCCAAGAAGCTGGGCGTCTTCGAGTCCGCCCAACTGGACGAGCTGGGCCTGCGCCGCAAGGCGGCGGGGTTCTGACCTCGCCATACACGAAATCTCAAGCCGCCCGCCCGATAGCTGCGGCATGAGCCTCATTCACGCGCTTCAGGAAACAGGCCGCGCCAATTCGTTGGCGACGCGCTTCCGGCGCGCGCGGGCCGCCCATGTGGTGGCGCTGATCGAGAAGACCTTCGCCGAGCGCGGCCAGTGCCGCATCGCCGACCTGGGCGGCGAGCCGGCCTATTGGCGGCTGCTGTTCGACCGCGACTTCCTGGAGTCGCGCAAGGTCCACGTCAGCCTGTTCAATCCGCAGCCCTTCACCGTCGACGATCCGCTGTTCAGCGCCGTGGTCGGCGACGCCTGCGACCTGTCGGACCACGGCGACCAGAGCTTCGATCTCGTCCACTCCAACTCGGTGGTCGAGCATGTCGGCGACTGGCCGCGCATGGAAGCCTTCGCTGGCGAGTGCCGGCGCCTCGCGCCGCGCTACTACGTCCAGACGCCGTATTTCTGGTTTCCGATCGAGCCGCACTTCTCGTCGGCCTTCTTCCACTGGCGCTCGGAGCAGACGCGGGCCCGCATGCTGCTGAAGCGGGGTTATGGCTGGTGGCCCAAGGCCGCCGACATGGGCGAGGCCATGCGCGCCGTCCAGCACGCCCGCCTGCTGGACAAGGCCCAGTTCCAGTTCCTCTTCCCCGACGCGCGGCGCATCGACGAGAAGGTCCTGGTGGTGACGAAATCGCTGATCGCGATCCGGGATTAGTCGAACCGCGCGAAGACCTTGTGCGTAAAGGTCGCCAGGACGTTGTCGACCTGATCCCAGTAGACCGTGCGCCAGCCGATCTCGGTGTCGTGTCCGTTGTGATCGATCGGACCGGGGTACATGCCGCCATAGACGACGTCCACCAGACCGGCGTCGCCGGCCGAAAAGGTGATGTAGGGCAGCGGCTGGTCGGCCGGATGGTCTGGGCGCTTGATCTCCAAGCGATACTTCGACGCTTGGCCTTCGCCCGCCACCTCGAGCCGCGCTTCGAAACCGTGCGCGCCGGCCCGATCGACGACGTTGCGGAGCAGAGGCTCCAACTTCTCCTGCGCCACCTCGTCGAACCCGCGATGAGCGGCGGCGGGCCGCTGCTCGGGAGTCCCGCTGGCGCGCCCGGCCCCGCGTATTTCCCGGCCGGTCACCGTTCTGGATGCTTTGGGCCACGAGACCCGAAATCCGAAAATCGACGCGATACAGATGACAACAAGCACGAAAGCCAGGATGCCTGGCCATCCGCCCAACGCTTCTAGGTACATGGACGCCTCCGGCCTTCGGTAGGCCATCGGCGCCTCGCGGGGGCATTGTCCTGGATCAACCCGTGCGCCGCGTCGAAAGCGGCCCGGCGATCGTGCTCAAGGTTAATTCGAGGTCATGAAGGTCTTGTAAGTTGAGGCTCGAGGTGAGCGCCCGTAAACCCCGCCGCTCCGGCGCGTAACGCCGTTTTTTGAACAGCAATTGGCGAGCTCAGGCCGAGGTGCGCGACAGTCGTCGCGCGTCCATAGCCTCGCTGCGCCCAATCATTAGGGGTATATCGTGATCCATCATCTGTCCGTCAGCGCCGCCGATCCGAAAGGCGTGGCCGAGTTCTTCGCCGACATCATGGGCGGGACCGTCGTCGACTTCCCCCCCAATCCGGGGAGCTACATGGTGTTCAAGGCCGACGGCATGGGCACCGCCATCGAGATCTATCCGGCCGGCAGCGTCATGGTCCCGAACGGCGATCCCGGCGCGGTCTTCGAACGCCAGGCCGAAGGCGCCGACCGCCGCTCGCCCACCCATTTCGCGCTGAGCGTCTCGATCGCGCGGCAAGACGTGCTGGCCCGCGCCGCCGCTCTGGGCTGGCACGCCTATGTCTGCGATCGCGGCGGCCATTTCCACGTGATCGAGGTGTGGGTGGAGAACGCCTGGCTGGTCGAGGTCCTGCCGCTGGACTTCGCCGCCGAATATCTGAGCTTCGCCAACGCGGTGACCGAGATGGCCGATCCGAACACGGCCCTCGACGCCCACCAGCCCCAGGCGCGCACGCTCGAGCACGCTTAAGGGCGAGCACGCTCAAGGGAGAGAGGGGCGGCGCTCCCCCACACCGCCGCCCCTCTTGCCGAGACCCTCCACATTACAGCGAGTTCACTTTTGCCGCTACAAATGTAGCGCTACGGATGTAGCGAACCGGTTCTCGGAGGCCGCCCTTGATCGACTCCCTGCCACGACGCGAACGCGAGGTCTTCGAGACGCTGTGCCGGCTGGAGACCGGCGCCACCGCCGACGTCCGCGCCGCGCTCGCCGATCCCTTGAGCGACTCCGCCGTCCGCACCCTGCTCGTCCGCTTGGAGAGCAAGGGCCTGGTCGAGCGCTCGCCCGGCGCGCACGGTGTCGTCTACCGCCCCGCCCAGGCCACCCCGAGACCGTCGCGGTCGGGGCCCTGCGCAGGCTGATCGACACCTTCTTCGCCGGCTCGGCCGCCAGCGCCGCCAGCGCCCTGCTGGGCCTGGGCCAGAAGCTGACGCCGGAAGAAGCCGCCGCCCTCGAGGCGATGATCGACAAGGCCGTGATCCCCCGGGACGGAGAGGATAAGCAATGACCTGGACACTGCTGATCTCGCTGCTGGTCAAGTCCAGCCTGATCGCGGGCGCGGGCCTGGCCGCGTCTCGCCACCTCACCCAGCGCCCGGTCGAGCGGGTCGACATTCTGCGCGGGACGGTATGCCTGCTGCTGGCCTTGCCGGTGATCATGAACGCCCTGCCGCCCATCGAGCTGGCGCTGCTGCCGCCGCTGACGGAAACGCCCACCCTCGCCGCGTCGGATATCGCCAGCATCACCCCGCCGCCGCCCACCGCGCGCTGGACCACGCCGGGCGCGATCCTGGGCGGTCTGTGGCTGCTGGGCGCGGCGCTGATCGGCGCGCGCCTGGCCCTGGGGCTTCGCACCCTGACGCGCTGGACGCGGAAGGCTTCGCCGGTCACCTGCCCCGCCTGGCTGGCGCCGATCGAGGACCTGCCGCCGGCGGATCGTCCCAACCTTGTCTGCAGCGACAAGGTCGCCGGTCCCCTGAGCTGGGGCGTCGCGCCGGGCGCCATCCTGGTCGACCCGGCCACCCTGGCCGAACGCAACACCGCCAGCGCGATCATGGCCCACGAGCTGGCGCACCTGCGTCGCCACGACTGGATCTTCCTGGTGATCTCGCGCGTGGTGCTGGCGATCTTCTGGTTCAATCCGCTGGTCTGGCGCCTGCACGCCGTCCTGCGCCAACGCTCCGAGGAAGCGGCCGACGCCGCCGCGCTGGGGACCGTCGATCGCGCGCTATACGCCCGCACGCTGGTCCGCCTGGCCGCCCACCCCACGTCCCTGCTCGCGCCGGCCGCCTCGCTGCCGATGGCCGCCGACGCCCGGACCCTGAAATCGAGGATCGCCAGCATCATGACCGACGCCCCCGCGCGCCGCCGCCCCCTGACCGTCGCGCTTTGCATCGGCACCATCGCGCTGGTCGCAGCCCCGCTGGCCGCCTTCGCCGTGACCCGGCAGCTCGCGCCGCCGATCCCGCCGGTCCCGCCCGCCGAGGTCGCGAGCGCGCCCCTGCCGCCCGCGCCGGCGGCCGAGCCCGCCGAAGCCGCGCCCGCCGCTCCGCCAGCGCCTGCCGCGCCTGCCGCGCCTCCGGCTCCAGCAGCTGACGCGGCTGACGCCTACGACATGGCTCAGGCGCGAGCCCAAGCCGCCTGGGACAGGGCGCAGGCGCGAGCCGAGGCGCGGACTCAGGCGGCCTTTGACAGAGGCCAGGCGCAAGACCAGGCGCGCGCTCAGGCCGCCTGGGACCGGGCGCAAGCCCAGGCGCAAGCCGAATGGGCCAGGGCCCAGGCGGACGCCGCCCGCGTAAACGCCGACGAGATCCGCCGCCAGGTCGAAGCCCATCGCGACGAGATCCAGGCCGCCGCGCAGGTAGCCGCCGCCCAGGCTCGCGCCCAGTCGCGCGTCTACGCCGAACAGGCGCGTCTCTCGGCCGAGGACGCCCGCCGCATCGGCGAGGAGGCCCGCAGGGCCGGCGAGCACGCCCGCGTCGTCGCGATGAAGCAGGCCAGGCTCGACATGGCCAAAGGCGCCGAGCAGATGCGGGCCGGCGCACGCCAGATGCGCGAGGAGGCCACGCGCCTGCGCGATCCGGCCTACCGCACCAAGCAGATCGCCGACAATCGCGCGCGCGGGCAGACCGTGACGGACGAGGAGCTGAAGGCCCTCTGCCGCAGCCTGCCGGGCAAGGCCGAAGACCTGGAACGCCGGGCGGATCAGCTTGAGGAACGCGCGCGCGAGG encodes:
- a CDS encoding M20/M25/M40 family metallo-hydrolase → MPLRHAVSLAALALALTAAPAIAAPKADPAKTVGKLVASPAFKTAVAKLDADYDRTVADIITLTEIPAPPFKEEKRAKAYLEMLKAHGLTNVEMDAEGNVMGVRPGTATKGAGPFVVIAAHLDTVFPEGTDVKVRREGAKLMAPGIGDDTRALATLLAYVRAMDAAGIKTKKDILFVGNVGEEGPGDLRGVRHLFNKGPYKGRISAFFSMDGANPEHIVDQGTGSKRYRVTFSGPGGHSYGAFGIVNPMAAMAKAVTDLYAVEPPKKPKTTYSASVTGGGTSVNSIPHDVFMEFDMRSESAAELAKLDQTLIGILDKAVASENAARSTRAGVVTYQAKVIGERPAGATPETAEISVLTQAAVTALGYKPSREASSTDANIPMSLGIPALTIGAGFLGGRAHALDEWIDIEKAPTVKGMSVGLAALLAVAGAD
- a CDS encoding M23 family metallopeptidase; the encoded protein is MQEFDPRRSATRWAPRLFTAVAGLAALGLGLKLTADDVKSPADKAPLDPAALAALQHVAFAGAEAQPGFERPENVEVKVRPGETLLGAVQRAGVTPEEARQVVSVLQGAIDTVNIKAGMAFETAIAQRRDQRGPARLIGLSMRASPSSTLTVSRTFDGALRLRELEEKVRDEKKVACGEMNGSFYESVASVGGTPQVISQAAKLFSHKIDFSRDIQEGDRFCLVFERKVTESGRTIEAGDLEYAEVKGQKFYAFDRRDPNSGGGDGKTQFFDEMGKNIKGFLLRTPVDGARITSVFGMRRHPVLGYTRAHQGVDFGAGTGTPILAAGDGVVLEARRWGGYGNWLRIRHSGNWDTGYGHVSRYAPGIRPGVKVRQGQVVAYVGSTGLASGPHLHYEIWQRGQRVNPIGAKVPQGTVLAGSELAAFRSQKAHIDRMLADGGAVMDTPKLAMTDLREPKLR
- the ctrA gene encoding response regulator transcription factor CtrA translates to MRVLLIEDDSATAQTIELMLKSEGFNVYTTDLGEEGVDLGKIYDYDLILLDLNLPDMSGIDVLRTLRVAKINTPIMILSGSSEIDTKVKTFAGGADDYMTKPFHKDEMIARIHAVVRRSKGHAQSVIKTGDIVVNLDAKTVEVNGNRVHLTGKEYQMLELLSLRKGTTLTKEMFLNHLYGGMDEPELKIIDVFICKLRKKLAASAHGKHHIETVWGRGYVLRDPNEQVNAA
- a CDS encoding class I SAM-dependent methyltransferase, with the protein product MDNVTTRVAAQYSAYSYPEAFVDLDVRVRSGHAEYGDPSLFERMFWPEGARKAPPRILIAGCGTVQAAVIAYNNPASRVVGIDLSDASLGHERFLREKFELTNLELYQGDLREVGEIGEKFDLIVSTGVLHHMADPAEGLAALKSVLAPDGAMYIMVYAAVGRAGVYLLQDAFRRMGLSHTPEDVAFARRVLDLLPIDHPVQRYRHTVQDLSYDAGFVDSFLHPQDRAYTVPQLLDWVEGVGLGFQSWMQNARYEPQAFLPPEVAERLAPLSDRDRWASVEALQGSLLRHSFILRHADQVHRLDLESDDFLTYRPCRFPNARLEVQEGAMHVISGPGRFPVSPAEAATFEWCDGARTIASMEADPLFAAFDREARLAFFRGHFLRMWRLGVMMFQR
- a CDS encoding alpha/beta hydrolase family protein; translation: MSLRALLAAALLAATATPALAANAGFMVLQQPRPDAPPVEVGVWYPTDAAPSPMKLGLNAQTVAAGAPILGERLPLIVMSHGNGGAFSGHADTAQALAEAGFVVAALTHPGDNYRDQSRATAMTDRPAALSALIGWMLDSSPLKAKIDPDRVGAFGFSSGGFTVLAAAGGEPDLSRMVGHCLKSPSNFDCKLTASRPAPASALTARWVHDPRIKAVVAAAPALGFTFRKDGLKGITAPVQLWKAADDEILPGDDYAEAVHRNLKRPHDYRVVAHAGHFDFLAPCAATPPADLAYLCASAPGFDRQAFHRDFNAAVARFFIDQLVAPKDVAPRR
- a CDS encoding LytTR family DNA-binding domain-containing protein; translated protein: MGWRLRRAWSYTKDMTAHRSTAPLMGTAREWAVDLAVAVGIGVLLGLMGPFGSFFNGGVPVRIAYWVGSVVTGMAVISGLARLGLALAWRRGWPLWAVLPPVVLIGALLQGAPLRLVAVALWPEIGRLVTPLAWYGQCVAITTPIVLAYYFIRIRPLVRARAREALVPVTAPAFTVDPGAVLYLRMEDHYVRVRSEHGSRLEMGPLARVTAGLSGVEGLQTHRSWWVARRAIAGVERDGRNLRLRLVDGQTAPVSRASVAKLRAAGWLADENLI
- the fliI gene encoding flagellar protein export ATPase FliI, translated to MRSLIAAVERLDPLTVYGRVAAVNGLLIEARGGLTRLAVGARVEIERLGQTALPAEVVGFRETRALLMPFGPVEGVAPGAEIRIVPEGAVVRPTKAWLGRIINAFGEPIDGLGPLPQGEVPYPLKTAPPPAHARGRVGERLDLGVRSMNVFTTTCRGQRLGIFAGSGVGKSVLLSMLAKEATCDAVVVGLIGERGREVREFVEETLGEEGLRRAVVVVATSDEPALTRRQAAYMTLAISEYMRDQDQEVLCLMDSVTRFAMAQREIGLAAGEPPTTKGYTPTVFTELPKLLERAGPGPIRADGTTAAPITALFTVLVDGDDHNEPIADATRGILDGHIVMERAIAERGRFPAINVLKSISRTMPGCQLPHERDIVKGARQVMAAYSNMEELIRIGAYRAGADPVVDRAIRLNPAIEAFLSQDKEEATSLDDSFGLLGQILQSEY